The region AGTAGCGGGCGGAGAAGTAGAGGCCGATGATGTTGACGATGAGGAAGGAGGCGACGAAGATAAGGACGATGGCGGGCTGGTCGACTATTTTGATGAGGAAGAAGATGGCGAAGTGGCCGGCGGTGTACAGGAGCGCCGGTATGACGCGGTTCCAGAAGGTGCCGGGGACGACGACGTATATGCTCATGATGAGTAGGATGTCGACGGTGTAGTAGTTTATGTAGGTGGGCGGGCGCAGGAAGGCCTGGAGGAATAGGATGCAGGCGGCGGCGACGAGCCACATGAGGAAGGTCAGCCGGTCGTACTGCGCCGGGCTTACGGAGCGGCCGAGCCTGACGACGTAGGCGGTGATGGCGACGAGAAGTATCCCCCTGACGGCGAGCGACTGGGGAAGCAGCGGTCCGCCGTCGAGGACGAGGAAGTCGACATAGACGAAGAACAGGTTGATGGCGACCCAGAAGGCGGCCAACAGCTTTGCGATCAGGGCGTCGCTGTGCAGGTAGCGCGTCCTGTAGGCGCGCTCAAGGCGTTCGTCGAGGCGCGGTTCGAGTCTGTTTTCGATTTTTCGGGCGAGAGCGAGCAATTTGCAATCATCTCCAGGCGTAAGCAGTAACAGTATCTTTTCGCCTTCCACCGGCATATTTCCTTTTACTGGCACATAATTCTCCGCTGCGGGGCAAAGCGGCCCGGGCGAAGGACGTTGGGCCGGCCCGGAGCGGAACTGCCAGATAATGGCGGCCGGCTATTTTTCTGGGAGGAATGGAATTGCCCGCCGTAGGGTAAACTAGGGCAAACGGCAGGAGGTGGATATATGACGTTACAGTTGACGCAGAAGGAGAAGCAACTGCTGAAGGATCAGACGTCCCACGAGAAGGTGTGCATCCAGAAGTACCAGCAGTACGCCTCAAAGGCGGAGGACCCGCAGCTTAAGCAGTTGTTCCGGTCGTACGCCCAGCAGGAGCAGACGCATCTGGATACGCTGAACTCGCTGCTGAACGGACAGGCGCCGAGCATGAGCCAGCAGGGTCAGAGCCAGGGACAGGGTCAGCAGGGGATGCAGTCGCAGGCAGGCCAGAGCCAGCAGGCGAACGGGCAGAGCGGCGCGCAGGCCACGTCGCTGACGGGGGCGGCGCAGGCGAGCCAGGCGGATGCGATGCTGTGCAGCGATATGCTGATGACGGAGAAGTATGTTTCGGGGGCGTACGATACGGCGATTTTCGAGTTCACGGACGCGAACGTGCGCCAGACGCTGAACCATATCCAGAAGGAGGAGCAGCAGCACGGCGAGGGTATTTATAATTACCTGAGCAGCCACGGGATGTATAGTACGCAGTGACGACAAGAACCCGGCGGAGGAAGGCTCCGCCGGGTTCGCTGTTTTTTCAAAGGATTTTCCTATGGTTATTTTTTCAAATTGTATTATATAATTTTACTGACTTCGTGAGAAGTGTATAATATGCGCAGGATTCCGGTTGCAGGAGGTGGCGGGTGTTGTATCGGTTGGTTCGGAAGGTGCATTTGTGGGTCGGGTTGATTTTGGCCGTGGTTTTGCTTGTCGAGGCGGTGTCGGGGCTGATCCTGGCGGAGCCGGGATGGTTCGGCGCGGTAAAACAGAAGCCGCCGGGGATTCAGGCTTCGACACAGGGTACCCAGGGGCAGGCGGCGCCTGAGCGGGCGAAGAGCGCCCCCGGTGTTTACGGTTTGGCTAAGGGGCTTCACGAGGGCAGGGTGGGCGGTCTGGACCTGAGGTGGGTTATCGATGTTTCCGCGGTCGGCCTGGTGGTGCTTACGGTGACGGGGGTTTGTCTGGCGGTGCCCGCTCTTCGCGCGCGCGGCCGCAGGCGGTAACGGTGCGAAAAAGCCCAAGCGCGCCGCTTGGGCTTTTTATGGGCAGGCTATGCCCCGTAGCGTTTCCAGGGTATCTGGTTGAAGGGCAGGCGGGCCAGGAGGGTGACGATGTCTTTGTCGCCGTAGTAGGTGGGCGACCCGGTGAGATCCTGGGCGATGAGGACAACCGGCAGGCTGGGGAAGTATTTTTGGTACGAGTTTACGGCCTGCTCCGCCGCTAAGGTGTTGTCGCTGTCGATTACGCCTCCTTTTACCGCCACCACCGCATAGGTAACATCCCGTTCCTTGATAACCGCGCCGTCGAATTCCATAATCACACCCCACCTTATTACGCTGTTTTCGCGGGAGCGGGCAAGGCCGGCAGCGGCCCCTCTCCCCCGTCCGCTTCTTT is a window of Selenomonadales bacterium 4137-cl DNA encoding:
- a CDS encoding GGDEF domain-containing protein yields the protein MPVKGNMPVEGEKILLLLTPGDDCKLLALARKIENRLEPRLDERLERAYRTRYLHSDALIAKLLAAFWVAINLFFVYVDFLVLDGGPLLPQSLAVRGILLVAITAYVVRLGRSVSPAQYDRLTFLMWLVAAACILFLQAFLRPPTYINYYTVDILLIMSIYVVVPGTFWNRVIPALLYTAGHFAIFFLIKIVDQPAIVLIFVASFLIVNIIGLYFSARYYTSRRREYLGRHQDAVTRDKLAELATRDELTGALNRRGFFRRAEEEFAVRALDDSPLSLFVIDIDHFKAINDTFGHHAGDDALKTFSAHILDIIRERDSFGRTGGEEFALLLPRTDGEKAVTIAERLRGQCGRLFEQSTPPAPAFTVSIGVAQAQPGDKTVYDLYRRADKALYQAKNGGRNQVSFSAGQ
- a CDS encoding spore coat protein, whose amino-acid sequence is MTLQLTQKEKQLLKDQTSHEKVCIQKYQQYASKAEDPQLKQLFRSYAQQEQTHLDTLNSLLNGQAPSMSQQGQSQGQGQQGMQSQAGQSQQANGQSGAQATSLTGAAQASQADAMLCSDMLMTEKYVSGAYDTAIFEFTDANVRQTLNHIQKEEQQHGEGIYNYLSSHGMYSTQ
- a CDS encoding PepSY-associated TM helix domain-containing protein, which gives rise to MLYRLVRKVHLWVGLILAVVLLVEAVSGLILAEPGWFGAVKQKPPGIQASTQGTQGQAAPERAKSAPGVYGLAKGLHEGRVGGLDLRWVIDVSAVGLVVLTVTGVCLAVPALRARGRRR